One genomic segment of Desulforamulus reducens MI-1 includes these proteins:
- a CDS encoding zinc-ribbon domain containing protein, protein MFSDRTLTCRDCGAEFVFSAREQEFFAEKGFQNDPSRCPSCRAARKQRMQGNDGYRPQRQMFEAVCDECGCTTQVPFQPSGTKPVYCRDCFNRVRQ, encoded by the coding sequence GTGTTTTCCGACAGAACCTTAACATGCCGTGATTGTGGTGCAGAATTTGTTTTTTCTGCTCGTGAGCAAGAATTCTTTGCTGAAAAAGGATTCCAAAATGACCCTTCCCGTTGCCCTTCTTGCCGTGCAGCACGCAAGCAACGGATGCAAGGAAACGATGGATATCGTCCCCAGCGTCAAATGTTTGAAGCTGTTTGTGACGAATGTGGTTGTACTACTCAGGTACCCTTCCAGCCCAGTGGTACCAAACCGGTTTACTGCCGTGACTGCTTTAATCGTGTAAGACAATAG